From one Streptomyces sp. Q6 genomic stretch:
- a CDS encoding HelD family protein: MPKRARRRAVLLAEQRSVDHAYECLEQTRQEATDLKAVSAAASGKDAIDVNQAWQRELEALDLGGNALVFLRADVTETTDGERETYYIGRRTVRDAERNRVVLSWTAPAAIRWRLTDAKDPGEVALLRQLVCQTRKVKRYLDLHGAEPDREPSVDDAEQAAAPVDETAAESDEFGWHDHLLEELGRARDGAMHDIVETIQREQLLLVAEKPEGVLVVQGGPGTGKTAVAMHRVRWLLDNQHTTVGDLLVVGPNRGFLEYVGSALGELGANGVSLLELPALWSGAGAPRDIHNVAAVKSGPGMEEVLRRAVDQQVTTDPERLAAVVGGPEFTFELRNREVSISVAELAETAAHTLAGSSPYQVRRERFRQQMVQRLTDAYIALLPGPADIDYFEVVLGLKPVTRLLRRIAPELTAAGVYRRLLTDTSALASAAGGTLSAEEQSLLRDQGGGARGGAQQFSLEDLVCLDELEHILTGRPDRTYGHIVIDEAQDLTPMQARSLARRCPSGAMTVVGDLAQATGPVPYENWDQLGGLLARRNGWRLAELRTGFRVPGEVMEFVRLLGEHCAPGVTAPDSVRQAGTEVAVMEDADPVGRAVMYAVEQAADDPRRTVAVIVPADGEWREKAAAAVSGYGEISVLTPEEAKGLEFDHVAVVEPTAVADSDPAGPCHLYVALTRCTQSLAVTHRSPLPVWLGGPATVPGPSPKQLVGRLQERTAAVRPGTCSRFHADGTRCVNGADHADGWCRQPECGGFRTAEPMSPGKAGYLSAPRDAESDHRLELVPDDIALTRIESSACAAFTARHGGDRAEAAVELHSMLRPFLAEGKHHRTKNTWYLDLDGYRLVLDPGSRAVIGYHSGHPERSYSQFTAGVPSRVGKEARAARRSALTRPWTEPGTPLDEAAARGIPVAGIHLARSACQGYERIHRLRVDPDDSFLQRLREDLASDLGTGTIHRVGNRMVVDGERNQWIMRADGEALLSVRQAGAEIDWDPATRATCISQPTNGSDMSLMSTQGLAEVPDPGKSLLALPLSGLEALVSVREQSARADRSHEGLRHRLLGELFELDGDVGHDGYVDAWHLGPEGLTLFEAVATESCMYTDLREAALHLLESAALRQGGQPEYLVAVLRDAPAEPWAVDAVRQAFGVEVAWRDRGGWGGPGARRIIGAGTEQDADR, translated from the coding sequence ATGCCGAAGCGTGCCCGGCGAAGGGCTGTCCTCTTGGCCGAGCAACGGTCGGTCGACCACGCCTACGAGTGTCTGGAGCAGACCCGGCAGGAGGCCACGGACCTCAAAGCGGTGAGTGCTGCCGCGAGCGGCAAAGACGCGATCGACGTGAACCAGGCCTGGCAGCGCGAACTGGAAGCCCTGGATCTCGGCGGAAATGCTCTGGTGTTTCTCCGCGCGGATGTGACCGAGACGACAGACGGCGAACGCGAGACGTACTACATCGGGCGCCGTACCGTCCGCGATGCGGAACGTAACAGGGTGGTCCTCTCGTGGACCGCGCCGGCGGCGATCAGGTGGCGGCTGACCGACGCGAAGGATCCTGGCGAGGTCGCGTTGCTGCGCCAGCTCGTCTGCCAGACCCGCAAGGTCAAGCGCTACCTCGATCTTCATGGGGCCGAACCCGACCGCGAACCCTCGGTCGATGACGCAGAGCAGGCGGCGGCCCCGGTGGATGAGACGGCTGCCGAATCCGACGAATTCGGGTGGCACGACCACCTCCTCGAAGAGCTCGGGCGCGCCCGCGACGGCGCCATGCACGACATCGTCGAGACGATCCAGCGTGAGCAGTTGCTCCTGGTCGCGGAGAAACCGGAAGGCGTGCTGGTCGTCCAGGGCGGGCCCGGCACCGGCAAAACCGCCGTCGCCATGCACCGGGTGCGATGGCTCCTCGACAATCAGCACACGACGGTGGGCGACCTGCTCGTCGTGGGCCCGAATCGCGGCTTCCTGGAGTACGTGGGATCCGCGCTCGGCGAATTGGGCGCCAATGGTGTCAGCCTGCTGGAACTGCCCGCTCTCTGGTCAGGGGCCGGCGCTCCCCGCGACATACACAATGTGGCGGCGGTCAAGTCCGGCCCGGGGATGGAAGAGGTTCTCCGGCGAGCAGTCGATCAGCAGGTCACCACCGATCCCGAACGTCTCGCTGCCGTCGTGGGCGGTCCGGAGTTCACCTTCGAACTCCGCAACCGTGAGGTCTCCATATCCGTGGCCGAACTGGCCGAGACCGCAGCACACACCCTCGCCGGCAGTAGCCCGTACCAGGTTCGGCGAGAACGCTTCCGTCAGCAGATGGTGCAGCGCCTCACCGACGCGTACATCGCGCTTCTGCCCGGACCTGCCGATATCGACTACTTCGAAGTCGTACTCGGTCTGAAACCCGTCACGCGCCTCCTCCGGCGCATCGCCCCCGAGCTGACCGCCGCCGGCGTGTACCGAAGGCTGCTCACCGACACGAGCGCGCTCGCCTCGGCCGCCGGTGGCACCCTTTCTGCTGAGGAGCAGTCTCTTCTCCGTGACCAGGGCGGGGGCGCCCGAGGTGGGGCGCAGCAGTTCAGCCTCGAGGACCTGGTGTGCCTGGACGAACTGGAGCACATCCTGACCGGTCGGCCGGACCGGACGTACGGGCACATCGTCATCGACGAAGCCCAGGACCTCACGCCCATGCAGGCCCGGTCACTGGCCCGTCGTTGCCCGAGCGGGGCCATGACGGTCGTGGGCGATCTCGCTCAGGCCACCGGGCCGGTGCCGTACGAGAACTGGGACCAGCTGGGTGGGCTCCTTGCCCGACGAAACGGCTGGAGGCTGGCCGAGCTGCGTACAGGCTTCCGCGTCCCCGGCGAAGTGATGGAGTTCGTACGCCTTCTGGGAGAGCACTGCGCTCCGGGTGTCACCGCCCCGGACTCCGTCCGGCAGGCAGGCACCGAAGTGGCCGTCATGGAAGACGCTGACCCTGTGGGACGAGCGGTCATGTACGCGGTGGAACAGGCGGCGGACGATCCCCGGCGCACGGTGGCGGTGATCGTACCGGCGGACGGGGAGTGGCGAGAGAAGGCGGCAGCCGCGGTCAGCGGATACGGGGAGATATCGGTCCTGACACCGGAGGAAGCGAAGGGGCTGGAGTTCGACCACGTTGCCGTTGTGGAACCCACTGCGGTCGCGGACAGCGACCCGGCCGGCCCATGCCACCTGTACGTCGCCCTGACCCGATGTACCCAGAGCCTCGCGGTCACCCACCGCAGTCCGCTGCCGGTGTGGCTCGGTGGTCCCGCCACCGTGCCCGGCCCATCGCCGAAACAGCTGGTCGGACGTCTCCAGGAACGCACTGCGGCCGTGCGGCCTGGCACCTGTAGCCGGTTCCATGCGGACGGCACCCGTTGCGTCAACGGCGCCGACCATGCTGACGGCTGGTGCCGCCAGCCAGAATGCGGGGGCTTCCGGACGGCCGAACCCATGTCGCCGGGCAAGGCGGGCTACCTCTCGGCGCCCCGGGACGCGGAGAGCGACCATCGGCTGGAGCTCGTACCCGACGACATCGCTCTCACGCGTATCGAGTCCTCCGCCTGTGCCGCTTTCACCGCGCGACACGGGGGCGACCGTGCCGAGGCAGCCGTCGAACTCCACTCGATGCTGCGTCCCTTCCTCGCGGAAGGGAAACACCACCGGACCAAGAACACGTGGTACCTGGATCTCGACGGATACCGCCTGGTCCTGGATCCGGGAAGCAGGGCCGTCATCGGATACCACAGTGGGCACCCTGAACGAAGTTATTCCCAGTTCACCGCAGGTGTCCCTTCGCGCGTGGGGAAGGAAGCACGCGCTGCTCGCCGGTCCGCGTTGACCAGGCCATGGACAGAGCCGGGCACTCCCCTTGATGAAGCCGCCGCACGAGGGATACCGGTGGCAGGTATCCACCTCGCTCGTAGTGCCTGTCAGGGGTACGAGCGGATCCACCGCCTCCGAGTCGATCCGGACGACTCCTTCCTCCAGCGACTCCGTGAGGACCTCGCTTCGGACCTGGGTACCGGCACGATTCACCGGGTCGGCAATCGGATGGTCGTCGACGGCGAACGAAATCAGTGGATCATGCGGGCGGACGGCGAGGCCCTGCTCTCCGTACGCCAAGCCGGAGCCGAGATCGACTGGGATCCCGCCACCCGGGCCACGTGCATTTCCCAGCCCACCAACGGAAGCGACATGTCCCTAATGAGCACCCAAGGTCTCGCGGAAGTTCCTGATCCCGGGAAGAGTCTCCTGGCCTTGCCTCTGTCCGGGCTGGAGGCCTTGGTCTCGGTACGCGAGCAGAGCGCCCGGGCCGATCGATCACACGAAGGTCTCCGTCATCGTCTGCTTGGCGAACTCTTCGAGCTGGACGGCGATGTCGGCCATGACGGTTACGTCGACGCCTGGCACCTGGGCCCCGAAGGACTCACGCTCTTTGAAGCCGTGGCGACGGAATCCTGCATGTACACGGATCTCCGTGAGGCCGCACTGCATCTGCTGGAGAGCGCGGCTCTACGTCAAGGTGGGCAGCCCGAGTATCTGGTCGCCGTACTGCGGGACGCGCCGGCCGAACCATGGGCGGTCGACGCCGTACGACAGGCTTTCGGGGTGGAGGTCGCCTGGCGTGACCGGGGCGGCTGGGGAGGGCCGGGCGCTCGCCGCATCATCGGTGCAGGGACTGAGCAGGATGCTGATCGTTGA
- a CDS encoding Hsp70 family protein, producing the protein MTSTGIDFGTTNSVVAQWQGDDVEVLPLDAHHLDADWRRPGFEYLFPSVVGTSSLRRGPLFGWEAKLRSEEAAEACKRLLKSDEYVNIRDRRYAATTVAAGVFSAMKSGALHNLTGIDRAVITVPANATGAARYRTRAAARFAGIEVQALLNEPTAAAISHVHDMQDDAQILVFDWGGGTIDVTVLDYEGGFFEERASRGVTELGGLEIDRRLRRLILDRAPARREWSPAQERQFRLDIERSKILLSSQQSVRILTPDEREVEIFQGELEEAITDLVDRALAPVEACLRDLHMAPLDVDDVLMIGGTSQIPSVRAAVSEALQMPLVPTDICDPMTAVARGAAIASAVLAKETDGVIQVANSHALGTATKDPSGRSRFSEIIPRNKALPWTEKKSYTPRDDYARKLTVQIWEGDRDKDLDDPDNVQLTEITLNYPKPRVKEKSRFGLAYTYDSNGLLHVKATLEHTGEVVIDEEVKSFGTGGPTPEVRQELDDLMNANSAPTPASMANKPKPADRPSTAAPTDGPSTIVVDGSNLAWIGRSPVRPGVYQPDDRPSYSQLGEARDALAKKYPDADIQVIVDATFRHRVADDEREAVTAALNKSEIVQPPPGTEGKGDALVTAIADECDGVIVTNDNFAELQDRYPWLRESGRVLGATLVKGNWIFTARTCVAPRGRR; encoded by the coding sequence ATGACCAGCACCGGTATCGACTTCGGCACCACCAACTCCGTAGTCGCCCAGTGGCAGGGTGACGACGTCGAGGTACTACCCCTCGACGCCCATCACCTCGATGCGGACTGGCGCCGCCCCGGGTTCGAGTACCTCTTCCCCTCCGTGGTCGGAACGAGTTCGCTTCGGCGTGGCCCTCTCTTCGGGTGGGAGGCCAAGCTCCGTTCCGAAGAGGCCGCGGAAGCATGCAAGCGCCTCCTCAAGAGCGACGAGTACGTGAACATCCGTGACCGCAGATATGCGGCGACCACCGTCGCCGCCGGCGTCTTCAGCGCCATGAAGAGCGGCGCGCTCCACAACCTCACCGGCATCGACCGTGCTGTGATCACCGTTCCGGCCAACGCGACCGGTGCGGCCCGCTATCGGACCCGCGCGGCCGCTCGCTTCGCCGGGATCGAGGTACAGGCCCTCCTCAACGAGCCCACGGCAGCAGCGATCTCCCACGTACACGACATGCAGGACGACGCTCAGATCCTGGTCTTCGATTGGGGCGGCGGCACGATCGACGTCACCGTGCTCGACTACGAGGGCGGCTTCTTCGAAGAACGGGCATCCCGAGGCGTGACCGAGCTCGGTGGCCTGGAGATCGACCGGCGATTGCGCCGGCTGATCCTGGACCGTGCTCCGGCACGACGGGAATGGAGCCCGGCGCAGGAACGGCAGTTCCGTCTCGACATCGAACGCAGCAAGATCCTGCTGTCCTCGCAGCAATCCGTCCGGATCCTCACCCCGGACGAACGAGAAGTCGAGATCTTCCAGGGCGAGCTCGAAGAAGCGATCACAGACCTCGTCGACCGTGCGCTCGCCCCGGTCGAGGCATGCCTCCGCGATCTGCACATGGCCCCGCTCGACGTCGACGACGTCCTCATGATCGGCGGCACCAGCCAGATCCCGAGCGTACGAGCCGCAGTGTCCGAAGCGCTCCAGATGCCTTTGGTCCCCACGGACATCTGCGACCCGATGACCGCGGTGGCCCGCGGCGCCGCGATCGCCTCGGCCGTACTGGCCAAGGAGACCGACGGAGTCATCCAGGTCGCCAACAGCCACGCGCTGGGCACGGCGACGAAGGACCCCTCCGGCCGCAGCCGGTTCAGCGAGATCATCCCCCGTAACAAGGCACTTCCCTGGACCGAGAAGAAGAGCTACACCCCGAGGGACGATTACGCCCGCAAGCTGACCGTCCAGATCTGGGAGGGCGACCGCGACAAGGACCTGGACGACCCCGACAACGTCCAGCTCACCGAGATCACTCTCAACTATCCGAAGCCCCGGGTGAAGGAGAAGTCCCGCTTCGGCCTGGCCTACACCTATGACTCCAACGGCCTGCTGCACGTCAAGGCCACGCTGGAGCACACCGGCGAGGTGGTGATCGACGAGGAGGTGAAGAGTTTCGGGACGGGAGGTCCCACCCCGGAGGTACGGCAAGAGCTCGACGACCTCATGAACGCAAATTCCGCGCCGACACCCGCGAGCATGGCGAACAAGCCGAAACCCGCAGATCGGCCGTCCACCGCCGCTCCGACGGACGGGCCAAGCACGATCGTGGTGGACGGTTCGAACCTGGCGTGGATCGGCCGATCTCCGGTGCGACCCGGCGTGTACCAGCCCGATGACCGACCGAGTTACAGCCAGCTGGGGGAGGCGCGTGACGCTCTTGCCAAGAAGTACCCGGATGCCGACATCCAGGTAATCGTGGATGCGACCTTCCGCCACAGGGTCGCGGATGACGAACGGGAGGCAGTCACGGCGGCGCTCAACAAGAGCGAGATCGTTCAACCGCCTCCCGGCACCGAGGGCAAGGGAGATGCCCTGGTCACCGCGATCGCGGACGAGTGCGACGGTGTGATCGTCACCAACGACAACTTCGCCGAACTCCAAGACCGCTACCCGTGGCTCCGAGAGAGTGGTCGTGTGCTGGGCGCCACCCTCGTCAAGGGCAATTGGATTTTCACCGCCCGCACCTGCGTGGCTCCTCGCGGGAGGCGCTGA